A section of the Papio anubis isolate 15944 chromosome 16, Panubis1.0, whole genome shotgun sequence genome encodes:
- the RBM38 gene encoding RNA-binding protein 38 isoform X1 produces MLLQPAPCAPSAGFPRPPAAPGAMHGSQKDTTFTKIFVGGLPYHTTDASLRKYFEGFGDIEEAVVITDRQTGKSRGYGFVTMADRAAAERACKDPNPIIDGRKANVNLAYLGAKPRSLQTGFAIGVQQLHPTLIQRTYGLTPHYIYPPAIVQPSVVIPAAPVPSLSSPYIEYTPASPAYAQYPPATYDQYPYAASPATAASFVGYSYPAAVPQALSAAAPTTFVQYQAPQLQPDRMQ; encoded by the exons ATGCTGCTGCAGCCCGCGCCGTGCGCCCCGAGCGCGGGCTTCCCGCGGCCCCCGGCCGCCCCCGGCGCCATGCACGGCTCGCAGAAGGACACCACGTTCACGAAGATCTTCGTGGGCGGCCTGCCGTACCACACCACCGACGCCTCGCTCAGGAAGTACTTCGAGGGCTTCGGCGACATCGAGGAGGCCGTGGTCATCACCGATCGCCAGACGGGCAAGTCCCGCGGCTACGGCTTC GTGACCATGGCCGACCGGGCGGCAGCTGAGAGGGCTTGCAAAGACCCGAACCCCATCATCGACGGCCGCAAGGCCAACGTGAACCTGGCATATCTGGGCGCCAAGCCTCGGAGCCTCCAGACGG GCTTTGCCATTGGGGTGCAGCAGCTGCACCCCACCTTGATCCAGCGGACTTACGG GCTGACCCCGCACTACATCTACCCGCCAGCCATCGTGCAGCCCAGCGTGGTGATCCCGGCCGCCCCTGTCCCGTCACTGTCCTCGCCCTACATTGAGTACACGCCGGCCAGCCCGGCCTACGCCCAGTACCCACCGGCCACCTATGACCAGTACCCATATGCTGCCTCGCCTGCCACGGCTGCCAGCTTCGTGGGCTACAGCTACCCGGCCGCCGTGCCCCAGGCCCTCTCAGCTGCAGCCCCCACCACCTTCGTGCAGTACCAGGCGCCGCAGCTGCAGCCCGACAGGATGCAGTGA
- the RBM38 gene encoding RNA-binding protein 38 isoform X2 — protein MLLQPAPCAPSAGFPRPPAAPGAMHGSQKDTTFTKIFVGGLPYHTTDASLRKYFEGFGDIEEAVVITDRQTGKSRGYGFVTMADRAAAERACKDPNPIIDGRKANVNLAYLGAKPRSLQTG, from the exons ATGCTGCTGCAGCCCGCGCCGTGCGCCCCGAGCGCGGGCTTCCCGCGGCCCCCGGCCGCCCCCGGCGCCATGCACGGCTCGCAGAAGGACACCACGTTCACGAAGATCTTCGTGGGCGGCCTGCCGTACCACACCACCGACGCCTCGCTCAGGAAGTACTTCGAGGGCTTCGGCGACATCGAGGAGGCCGTGGTCATCACCGATCGCCAGACGGGCAAGTCCCGCGGCTACGGCTTC GTGACCATGGCCGACCGGGCGGCAGCTGAGAGGGCTTGCAAAGACCCGAACCCCATCATCGACGGCCGCAAGGCCAACGTGAACCTGGCATATCTGGGCGCCAAGCCTCGGAGCCTCCAGACGG GCTGA
- the RBM38 gene encoding RNA-binding protein 38 isoform X3 produces MLLQPAPCAPSAGFPRPPAAPGAMHGSQKDTTFTKIFVGGLPYHTTDASLRKYFEGFGDIEEAVVITDRQTGKSRGYGFGIIFVLEGHISQALNFEERSWNPGGIFVGGPQVTMADRAAAERACKDPNPIIDGRKANVNLAYLGAKPRSLQTGFAIGVQQLHPTLIQRTYGLTPHYIYPPAIVQPSVVIPAAPVPSLSSPYIEYTPASPAYAQYPPATYDQYPYAASPATAASFVGYSYPAAVPQALSAAAPTTFVQYQAPQLQPDRMQ; encoded by the exons ATGCTGCTGCAGCCCGCGCCGTGCGCCCCGAGCGCGGGCTTCCCGCGGCCCCCGGCCGCCCCCGGCGCCATGCACGGCTCGCAGAAGGACACCACGTTCACGAAGATCTTCGTGGGCGGCCTGCCGTACCACACCACCGACGCCTCGCTCAGGAAGTACTTCGAGGGCTTCGGCGACATCGAGGAGGCCGTGGTCATCACCGATCGCCAGACGGGCAAGTCCCGCGGCTACGGCTTC GGGATTATTTTTGTCCTTGAAGGCCACATTTCCCAGGCCTTGAACTTTGAGGAGAGGagctggaatccaggaggcatCTTTGTGGGAGGGCCCCAG GTGACCATGGCCGACCGGGCGGCAGCTGAGAGGGCTTGCAAAGACCCGAACCCCATCATCGACGGCCGCAAGGCCAACGTGAACCTGGCATATCTGGGCGCCAAGCCTCGGAGCCTCCAGACGG GCTTTGCCATTGGGGTGCAGCAGCTGCACCCCACCTTGATCCAGCGGACTTACGG GCTGACCCCGCACTACATCTACCCGCCAGCCATCGTGCAGCCCAGCGTGGTGATCCCGGCCGCCCCTGTCCCGTCACTGTCCTCGCCCTACATTGAGTACACGCCGGCCAGCCCGGCCTACGCCCAGTACCCACCGGCCACCTATGACCAGTACCCATATGCTGCCTCGCCTGCCACGGCTGCCAGCTTCGTGGGCTACAGCTACCCGGCCGCCGTGCCCCAGGCCCTCTCAGCTGCAGCCCCCACCACCTTCGTGCAGTACCAGGCGCCGCAGCTGCAGCCCGACAGGATGCAGTGA
- the LOC110740484 gene encoding uncharacterized protein LOC110740484, producing the protein MQGSGADDVGHQKPNGNDGSPRGECGGIWLPHSPRHLCSVSLVWAAVLEGSCGSGPWACSCRFLGPVCLCSSHGIHIWGRCLRQGHDCPCLEKLWVQSFHSLQLRNVFEVLRAGWGGTGDARDSLLGTVPRQSLLCLRSPPSRRRPLRPYWGPLLLLARAPHLSQWGLCRPPGLCSVPPPGLCSVSATCPVPPTGLALAGSWGPDRTISLTERAVRWGVRQHREVGDWPALGVAGPEQGLQAEALAGPRPRWGGGEGSRRCGVWAGTSVELDVQWKPGVSRPGRPHGGGAAGGLCTEATGCPRPLFRCSYWRLPPPLCLRAAPLWPALPHD; encoded by the coding sequence ATGCAAGGCTCTGGCGCCGATGATGTGGGGCATCAGAAACCCAATGGAAATGACGGCAGCCCTCGAGGTGAGTGTGGCGGAATCTGGCTGCCCCATAGCCCCAGGCACTTGTGTTCTGTGTCCCTGGTCTGGGCAGCGGTTCTTGAAGGCAGCTGTGGATCAGGACCCTGGGCCTGTTCGTGCAGATTTCTGGGCCCCGTCTGCCTTTGCAGTTCACATGGGATCCACATTTGGGGGAGGTGTCTGAGGCAGGGGCATGACTGCCCATGTTTGGAGAAGTTGTGGGTTCAAAGCTTCCATAGCCTCCAACTAAGGAATGTTTTTGAGGTTCTGAGAGCTGGGTGGGGGGGCACTGGTGATGCCAGGGACAGCCTGCTGGGCACAGTCCCAAGACAGTCCTTGCTGTGTCTCCGCTCGCCCCCTTCCCGAAGGAGGCCTCTGAGACCCTACTGGGGCCCTCTACTTCTGCTGGCCAGAGCGCCTCATCTTTCTCAGTGGGGTCTGTGCCGCCCACCGGGCCTTTGTTCTGTGCCGCCACCGGGCCTTTGTTCTGTCAGTGCCACGTGCCCAGTGCCTCCCACAGGCCTGGCCCTGGCAGGGAGCTGGGGTCCAGACAGAACCATCTCTCTGACAGAGCGTGCCGTCCGGTGGGGCGTCAGGCAGCATAGGGAGGTGGGGGACTGGCCTGCACTTGGGGTCGCGGGGCCAGAACAAGGGCTCCAGGCAGAGGCATTGGCAGGTCCCAGGCCCAGGTGGGGAGGAGGCGAGGGATCGAGGCGCTGCGGGGTGTGGGCTGGCACCAGCGTGGAGCTGGATGTGCAGTGGAAGCCAGGGGTCAGCCGACCGGGCCGCCCCCATGGTGGGGGTGCCGCTGGAGGGTTGTGCACAGAGGCTACCGGCTGCCCTCGTCCACTCTTCAGATGCTCATACTGGCGCCTGCCTCCGCCCTTGTGCCTCAGGGCTGCTCCCCTGTGGCCAGCTCTGCCTCATGATTAG